The Deinococcus puniceus genome segment GCAGCCTGTTCGCCTCTCGCCGCTACTTGCAGGAGCTGGAATAGTGCGGCTGAGTCACTGGGCACTGAGACGACGCGCAACGTTGGTGCTGATTTCGGCGGCGCTGCTGGCGGGGGCGCAGACCACCTCCGAACGGCTGGAGCAGTTGCAGCGCGACCTTCAGCAGCAGCGGCGACTGAACGCGGATCAGGCGCGGGAGCTGGAGCGGGTGCGGAACACCATTCAGAACCTGACCGCGCAGCAAAAGGCCACCCTGACCCGCCTAGACGGACTGGGCCGCAACGTGACGCAACTGGTGAACGAGGTGGCGACGCTGGCCGCCCGCACCCGCTTGGCCGAACAACTGCTGGCCGATACCACCGCCGCCAAAGCCCGCACCGAAACGCGGGTGTCTCGCCTGCAAGAAGACGTGCGCCAGATTCTGAATACCCTTTACCGCGAGCGCAGCGGGCGCTACCTGCAATTGCTCTCTCAGTCCCGCAGCCTGTCTGACCTGCTGATTCGGCTGAACTACAACAACATGGCGGGCAAATACAACGTGCAGATCATAGAAACGCTGCGTTCCGAGGCGGCTGCTCTGAAGCAGCAGGAGGCGCAGCAGGCCCAGCAGACCGCCGCCCTGAAAGACTTGCAGACCCAGCGGGCCGAGGTCTTGGCGAACCTGAAAGACCGCCGCCAAGAGCAGCAGACCTTACTGGCGAGCCTTCAGAAATCGGAGCAGGGGCAACGCACCATTGCTGCCCAGACTCAGGCCGAGCAGGCCCTGACCGGGCGCACCATAGACAATCTGGTGGGTGCGGTGGTGCAGGAACGCGCCCGCATAGAGGCCGAACGCCAGCGCCGACTGGAAGAAGAACGCCAGCGCCGCTTGGCCGAGTTGCGCCGGATTCGGGAAGCGCAGGAACGCGCCCGCAGAGAGGCTGCGCGCTTGGCTGCCGTGCGTGCAGCACAGGAACGCGCCGCCCGAATTGAGGCCGCGCGGGTAGAAGCAGCCCGGATCGAAGCGGCCAGAGTGGAAGCCGCCCGGATTCAGGCCGCACGGGCGGAAGCGGCCCGCGTTCAGTCGGCCCAGCGTCAGGCCGCCCAAGAAAAACTGGCCCGTGAGCAGCAGCAACGCGCCCAAGCCGAACGCGAACGCCTTGTGCGGGAGCAGGAAGCCCGAGCGCTAGCCCAGCGCAGCGCTGCCGCTGCCCAAACCACCCGCCGCGCCGCCGTGCAGCAGGAGCAGGAGCAGTTGGCCCAGCAGCGTCAGGAGGCCGAGGCCGCGCAGGAACGGGTGGAGCAGGAGCTTGCGCCGCTGCCGCCTGCCAGTGGCCCCGCCGGGTTCCCGTTGCCGGGCGGCCAAGTTTCGCAGGGGTACGGAGCGAACGGGGCGCAGTGGGTGGTACTCAGTGCGCCGGGAGGCACGCAGGCCGCCGCTACCGCTGCAGGCAACGTCATTGCCGCCACCTATTACAACAGTCTGGGCTGGGTCATTCTGGTCGATCACGGCCCCACCGTCAGCGCCTACTTTGGCTTGCAAGACCCGCAAGTCAGTGTGGGCAACCGCGTGGCTCAGGGCACGCCGCTGGGGGCCATCGGCGGCAGCCCCATCTTCGGCCCAGACCGCATGGCGTTTCAGCTGAACCGGGTAAATGGGGCGACAAGGCAGCCCGTGAATCCGGGGTTCTAGAGTAGTCCAGCACTTGACCCGTCCGCCCCTTGCCCCATCTGCCCCGGTCTGATACTCTTCCTCGGTGCGCTCCCGGTTGGCTGCTGACGGGCGTATGAACCCTGCCATCCTTGCAGGCGCTTTACCCTCAGTACACCCCAACTCCGAGGTTTTCCCATGGTCAAGATTCGCCTTTCCCGCTTTGGTTCCACCCACAACCCTCACTACCGCATCGTCGTGACCGACGTTCGCCGTCCCCGCGACGGTGGCTACATCGAGAACCTCGGCCACTACGATCCCCGCAAAACCAGCGAAACCTTCCTGAAGATCGACACCGAGCGTGCCGCCTACTGGATCGCCAACGGCGCTCAGCCCACCCAGACGGCCCGCCGCCTGCTGAAGTCTCAGGGCGTCAAGGTCGCGTAAACCGAGAATTCGGTTTGATCAAAGCTCCTTCGGGAGCTTTTTTTGTTGGCGCTGCGATTTGGCGCAGTGATGGAGTCGAAGCGAAGCGTCAAAACAGACATGAATTCGGCGTCAGGCGCAATGCTCTAGAATGCCGCTCATGAAAACCGACCCGGTAGACCTGACATTGTTTCTGGCACAGAGCGTGGTCGATCAGCCCTCGCTGGTGCGGGTCGCCAAGCGTGGGCCAACCATCGCGGTGCGCGTCGGCCCCGGCGAGGAAGGCCGTCTTATCGGGCGGCAGGGGCGCGTGATTCAGGCCATTCGGACGCTGGTGCGGGCGGTCAGCGACCCCCGTGAGCGGCTGAATGTAGACCTAGACGCGCCGCGCAAACAGCAATAAAAATTCTTTTTCACCCCTAAAGTAGGCCGGATGACATACACCACACGAATTGGGCGGCAACCATGACTGCGCCCGCCGATACCACTCGACTGGGCTATTTTTTGGGGCCACACGGCGTACAGGGCGGCATCAAGCTGTACGTGCTGGGCGACGCGGGCCAGATTCTGAGCCTGCCCCGCGTGTACGTGGAAGGGCGCGGCTGGTTGCGGGTGCGCCGGGCTGATCCTCTGGCCCCCGGCGTGGCCCTGCAACTGGCCGGAATAACTGACCGGGAAGGGGCCGAACTCCTGCGCGGGGCCAACGTGTACGCCGCCGACGCCGACTTGCCGGGGCTGGAAGAGGGCAGTTTCTATTACCACGATTTGCGCGGCCTGCCCTTGTTGGATTCTGCTGGCACGGTTTTGGGCGAAGTCAGCGACGTGATCGATGCTGGGCCGCAGGATTTGCTGGTGGTTCAGCATGCGGGCACAGTATCTGGGCCGAGACAATCGCTGTTGCCCCTGCAAGCGCCTTACGTGGACGTGCAGACGGAGGCGGGCCGCCCAGTGAGAGTCGTGCTGACTGACGACGCGCCCGCTGGCCTGCTCGACGATGACGCCGAGGAGTAGCGCAGGCCCCTGCCCATGCTGACGTTTTCCTTCCTCACGCTGTTTCCCGAACTGCTGGCCCCCTTCGCCCGTGAGGCGATTGTGGGCAAGGCGCGGGAGCGTGGCCTGATTGATGTGCAGTTGGTGAATCTACGCGACTTTGCGGGCAACCGACACGCCAAAGTGGACGACACGCCCTACGGCGGCGGCGCGGGCATGGTGATCCGGGTAGATGTGGCCGAACGTGCCCTGGCAAGTGTAGACACTGCTGATTTAAACCCTCCTGATGAAGTCATCCTGTTCAGTCCGGCGGGGCAGCCATTTACTCAGGCGGTGGCCGAGGAACTGAGCGGCAAGCGGCATCTGGTGTTCCTGTGTGGCCGCTACGAAGGCTTTGACGCACGGGTAGAAACGCGGGTCACGCGGGAACTGAGCATCGGGGATTTTGTGATGATGGGCGGGGAAGCTGCCGCCGCCTGCGTGCTGGAAGCGGTGGCCCGGTTGGTTCCGGGCGTGCTGGGAGACGCCGATTCCCACCGCGCCGATTCGTTTTCCAGCGGCCTACTGGACTACCCCGAATACACCCGCCCGCTGGACTGGGAGGGCGAGGCCGTGCCCGACGTGCTGCGCGGCGGCAATCACGCGGCCATTGCAACGTGGCGCAGGCAACAGGCGTTGGCCCGCACCCTTGCCCGCCGCCCCGATCTGCTGGCCTCGGCCCAACTCACGCCCCAAGACAGCGCCCATCTGCTCTCTCTTGGCGTGTCTGCTGAGCAACTGAACCTCTGGAATGCTCCGCCGCCGCCCGCGCCCAAGCGGAAGCGCAGGCGTCCAGACTCTGCACCGCTCTCAGCAGCTCTGCCTGAATCCGCCCCCCCTCCAGATCAGGCCCAACACCATGACCAGACCAACAAAAAGTAAGCTGTGCCTTAGGGCTTCTGTAGCTTCCGCACAAGTCATGACACCCGTTCAGGGCGCAGGATAAGCGCACCATGTCCGCACCCCCGGTTGTCCCTCTTTTTCCCTTGCCGAACCTCGTTCTGTTTCCGGGGCAAGTGCTGCCCCTCTATGTCTTCGAACCACGCTACCGGGCGCTACTGGTGCGCGTGCAGGACACGGGTGAGCCGTTCGGTATCGTGCGGGTGCGCGAAACCAGCAACGAATCCACGCTGCCTTTTCACGAACGGGTGTCCCGCGTCGGCAGCTACGCCCACCTGATGCAGGCGCAGGGCCATGAAGACGGGACGAGCAGCATTATCGTGGTGGGCGGTGACCGCTTCCGGATTCAGGACTTTGACCTGACCGAGCCGTACCTGAGCGCCACCGTGCAAGATTGGCCGCTGGAACCTGACCCCCTCGGCCTGCCCGCCACCGAAGCTGTAGCCCGCCGCCTGCTGGCCGACTTGCTGCGGCTGCGGCCCAGTGACGCCGCCGCCATCCGCGACAATGCGCCCGACGAACCGCTGCTGCTGGCCAGTTTTGCCGCCGCCCTGTTGCCCCTGACGCCCGAACAGCGGGAGGAAGCGCTGGAGGGCAAGACCCTGCTCGATCGCCTAGACGTGCTGATTTCTACGGTTCCGGCAGGGGCGCGGGAACTGAATTAGGCCCGGTACATTCACAAACGGCGCTGAGTGATTCAACTCCAGCGCCGTTTTGTTGGGTCAAGATCAGGCTTTAAACAAGAGTTTCCACCACTCTCCCAATCGCGTGTCAGGCGGCGTGGAGGTGTTGTGGTACAGGCTGCACCTCGGTCAGGACGTACAATTCTGTGTGTTGTGCCGCTCGGTGCTGAGCCGCTCGCCACGTTAATTGCGGCTGCTCCTGACGGACGAGTAGCACCGCATGAAGAGCCTCCACCACACACCAGGCCCAGTTATCTTGAGCCTGAATGGTTCGACAGCGGCAGCGTGCTAGACCGAGATTTTGCTTCATCAAGCGGTGAATCACTTCCACGTCCCAACACCAGTACCGCTGTAAAGCTGGAAGCCACTCGGCCTATCATTGGGTTGGACAGCCTCGTTCGGCTCGCTCGCTTTATCCACCGCAGCGGAGCTGCGGCTCTTGTAGAGGACGGTCACCTATGCCCGGATCGAATCTCCCCCCCCGTCGACCCTCTGGCTGAGCCTTTCTCCAGCACGTCAGCAACGCCTGCTCCAGGTGTTGATTCGGTTGCTGGAACGGCAATTACAGACCACCACATCGGAAAAGACGCAGGAGCCTCATGACCGCGTCCATTGAAGTGCGACGTCATCACAAGATCGAGGTGAACCACCTCGACCGGCTGGCCATCGTTTACGTGCGCCAATCCACGCTGGCCCAACTTCAGCAGCATCAGGAATCGACCCGTCTCCAGTACGCGCTCGTCCATCACGCCGCCACTCTGGGCTGGGCTCCAGAACGCGTGCTGGTCATCGATGATGACCAGGGAAAATCTGGAACGAGCGCCGCGGGCCGTCCGGGCTTCACCCGCCTGGTGACCGAGGTAAGCCTCGGTCACGTTGGGTTGATTCTCGGCATTGAGATGAGCCGCCTGGCCCGCTCGAACCGCGACTGGCACCACCTGCTGGAGGTCTGTGCCTTATTCCAAACCTTGATTGGAGACACAGACGGGATCTACAATCCGGCCGACTACAACGATCGACTGCTCCTCGGTCTCAAAGGCACGATGAGTGAAGCAGAGCTACATATTCTCAAGAACCGCATGCATCAGGGCAAACTCAACAAGGCCCGCCGGGGTGCGTTGGGCACACCGACGCCGAGCGGCTATCTCCGGGATGTGTATGGCCAGATTCAGCTGGATCCGGATGA includes the following:
- a CDS encoding KH domain-containing protein, with protein sequence MKTDPVDLTLFLAQSVVDQPSLVRVAKRGPTIAVRVGPGEEGRLIGRQGRVIQAIRTLVRAVSDPRERLNVDLDAPRKQQ
- a CDS encoding LON peptidase substrate-binding domain-containing protein, with translation MSAPPVVPLFPLPNLVLFPGQVLPLYVFEPRYRALLVRVQDTGEPFGIVRVRETSNESTLPFHERVSRVGSYAHLMQAQGHEDGTSSIIVVGGDRFRIQDFDLTEPYLSATVQDWPLEPDPLGLPATEAVARRLLADLLRLRPSDAAAIRDNAPDEPLLLASFAAALLPLTPEQREEALEGKTLLDRLDVLISTVPAGARELN
- the trmD gene encoding tRNA (guanosine(37)-N1)-methyltransferase TrmD, with the translated sequence MLTFSFLTLFPELLAPFAREAIVGKARERGLIDVQLVNLRDFAGNRHAKVDDTPYGGGAGMVIRVDVAERALASVDTADLNPPDEVILFSPAGQPFTQAVAEELSGKRHLVFLCGRYEGFDARVETRVTRELSIGDFVMMGGEAAAACVLEAVARLVPGVLGDADSHRADSFSSGLLDYPEYTRPLDWEGEAVPDVLRGGNHAAIATWRRQQALARTLARRPDLLASAQLTPQDSAHLLSLGVSAEQLNLWNAPPPPAPKRKRRRPDSAPLSAALPESAPPPDQAQHHDQTNKK
- the rimM gene encoding ribosome maturation factor RimM (Essential for efficient processing of 16S rRNA), producing MTAPADTTRLGYFLGPHGVQGGIKLYVLGDAGQILSLPRVYVEGRGWLRVRRADPLAPGVALQLAGITDREGAELLRGANVYAADADLPGLEEGSFYYHDLRGLPLLDSAGTVLGEVSDVIDAGPQDLLVVQHAGTVSGPRQSLLPLQAPYVDVQTEAGRPVRVVLTDDAPAGLLDDDAEE
- a CDS encoding M23 family metallopeptidase, translating into MRLSHWALRRRATLVLISAALLAGAQTTSERLEQLQRDLQQQRRLNADQARELERVRNTIQNLTAQQKATLTRLDGLGRNVTQLVNEVATLAARTRLAEQLLADTTAAKARTETRVSRLQEDVRQILNTLYRERSGRYLQLLSQSRSLSDLLIRLNYNNMAGKYNVQIIETLRSEAAALKQQEAQQAQQTAALKDLQTQRAEVLANLKDRRQEQQTLLASLQKSEQGQRTIAAQTQAEQALTGRTIDNLVGAVVQERARIEAERQRRLEEERQRRLAELRRIREAQERARREAARLAAVRAAQERAARIEAARVEAARIEAARVEAARIQAARAEAARVQSAQRQAAQEKLAREQQQRAQAERERLVREQEARALAQRSAAAAQTTRRAAVQQEQEQLAQQRQEAEAAQERVEQELAPLPPASGPAGFPLPGGQVSQGYGANGAQWVVLSAPGGTQAAATAAGNVIAATYYNSLGWVILVDHGPTVSAYFGLQDPQVSVGNRVAQGTPLGAIGGSPIFGPDRMAFQLNRVNGATRQPVNPGF
- the rpsP gene encoding 30S ribosomal protein S16, which codes for MVKIRLSRFGSTHNPHYRIVVTDVRRPRDGGYIENLGHYDPRKTSETFLKIDTERAAYWIANGAQPTQTARRLLKSQGVKVA